One window of the Populus nigra chromosome 4, ddPopNigr1.1, whole genome shotgun sequence genome contains the following:
- the LOC133692099 gene encoding uncharacterized protein LOC133692099 has product MLFEKLGGYNEMNAMRNCSIDASIDVPVSKSHEAVMVMESGRNMDGESDAERSEFKEEKSGCAVETVHGDDNVCQKVSAEANASSLTWLISKEMEGFEGKTFDMMMGRPSDFLISSKELASGKNTARYQCDQVVRKESVTGALLFELCDRSSSDEVAGKADATLTPTIYKELESFGGKKVGSRGNTSKRIEGINMWTDQEIISVGSDSNADTFTQGMNDGFDEEKTAEVSDGDLYDHISKYGEAADKESLIMTTEKLDMSDTQNEGTAQRNCPVGLGNLFSDYGGEFLKINDAGRNASPDIASADCEGIDETSNGFMGSELELGVKAGKFDNLKEVNALELERSASVSLENRISMDVIAAFNVEKMEDDSKLYQSNIDDEKEYSIVSLPQVTPKGIAEHSVEEGLLHESKDDCSAALNDASKNIKADRAGSVAVIGKICFEKTEGCTKWTERTPISPQIPISSGKKAQQSSLEQKLFAESSGICGIGSSTDAVSELNVLLSHGEKYKSHPGSKSIGNEVGLKVMASNDREQVPLELLTGSDASALFTNWEVNLIQGSGEEDLVEESDGEASKDNLISNDSEHTAWMNKNVEEVLFTNREVNLILGNGEQDQVEKFDGVASEDNLISNDPLDEDVAKTSISNDTLDDAPLDLKVDNIYYSDIQDTCEIGSGAIDKVSSGAAAKMDILEEVVSGGIPQTVIPAEASQEMAESPLQERFLCCSKSEESLSPDTPSRLPEITSGASVVQRNGPESYKGEFVPQLYCKDMRSHGGEETTCDYRGSIPTEQGEFHQGDFKVLIAQKVGAEEVREALATDDTNLESNPSDPQEVAVEQANEHPDALNESLLMVGLDYPTQNQQSCGCSLRGDCKHALKERESHSIETEATNCLHQLDVGVFSEEIVDFGNGFVTSTFKRQRDVDSSAGTSVSAFQHRITENDAWELNLFFEENEQDENQTSGARFLHTNLRNEGAGKVYENINVTEQAAIQVDEEQHGELWQVMDEQIEEEKHAYFSVSDEPSFEDVEGSKKQDCALLEIDSIEERINFENHQNKSVNTEHSYDSKEKEILIDVNEVNGYHDDVSSEQMGERNSSYLKQYNNESLSVEDIGVIENLSVNVSSKPNISTLDQSTEIINSTSSQDIAVRDDQTHQLKLPSSQKGVSCDKEEETRSSDAKQLNSSLVRMEARKTGFVQATPQKMVTYTGMKENLASIKMEKRGNMTAPNPLSKRRALGNLRNN; this is encoded by the exons ATGCTTTTTGAGAAGCTTGGTGGTTATAATGAGATGAATGCAATGAGAAACTGTAGCATTGATGCTTCCATTGATGTCCCTGTTAGCAAGTCCCATGAAGCTGTTATGGTCATGGAGAGCGGCCGAAACATGGATGGGGAGTCAGATGCTGAACGAAGTGAATTTAAGGAAGAAAAATCAGGATGCGCTGTAGAAACTGTACATGGTGACGACAATGTTTGCCAGAAGGTGTCTGCAGAGGCAAATGCTTCCAGTTTAACTTGGTTAATTTCTAAAGAAATGGAAGGTTTTGAAGGGAAAACATTTGATATGATGATGGGCCGTCCTAGTGACTTCCTTATATCAAGTAAAGAGTTGGCCAGTGGTAAAAATACGGCTAGATACCAGTGTGATCAGGTTGTCAGGAAGGAATCTGTAACAGGTGCTCTCTTGTTTGAGCTTTGTGACCGCAGCAGCAGTGATGAGGTGGCTGGCAAAGCTGATGCAACTTTGACTCCAACCATTTATAAAGAACTCGAAAGTTTTGGGGGAAAGAAAGTTGGATCACGGGGAAACACTTCTAAGAGAATAGAAGGAATTAATATGTGGACAGACCAAGAGATCATATCTGTAGGCAGCGATTCCAACGCTGACACTTTTACACAAGGTATGAATGATGGCtttgatgaagaaaaaactGCAGAAGTGAGCGATGGTGATCTTTATGATCATATCAGTAAATATGGTGAAGCAGCTGACAAAGAATCACTGATTATGACAACCGAAAAATTGGACATGTCGGACACACAAAATGAAGGAACTGCACAACGAAATTGTCCCGTGGGGCTTGGTAACCTATTTTCAGATTATGGTGGtgagtttttgaaaattaatgatGCTGGCCGCAATGCTTCCCCTGACATTGCTTCTGCAGATTGTGAGGGTATTGATGAAACATCAAATGGATTTATGGGCTCTGAGCTTGAACTTGGAGTCAAGGCTGGTAAATTTGACAATCTCAAAGAGGTGAATGCTTTAGAGCTAGAAAGAAGTGCTTCCGTTTCTTTAGAAAACCGTATCTCTATGGATGTCATAGCTGCATTTAACGTTGAAAAGATGGAGGATGATTCGAAGTTGTACCAGAGCAACATTGATGATGAGAAGGAATACAGCATTGTTTCTCTTCCACAGGTTACCCCGAAGGGCATTGCAGAGCACTCAGTTGAGGAGGGACTTCTTCATGAGAGTAAAGATGATTGTAGTGCTGCATTAAATGATGCCAGCAAGAACATTAAGGCAGATAGAGCTGGGTCAGTGGCCGTAATTGGAAAGATTTGTTTTGAGAAAACTGAAGGCTGCACCAAGTGGACTGAAAGAACACCGATTTCTCCACAGATACCTATAAGTAGCGGGAAAAAGGCTCAGCAATCTTCATTAGAACAAAAATTATTTGCTGAGTCTTCTGGAATATGCGGAATAGGTTCAAGTACTGATGCTGTTTCAGAGCTGAATGTTTTATTATCTCATG gagaaaaatataaatctcaTCCAGGTAGCAAGTCAATCGGCAATGAGGTAGGACTAAAGGTTATGGCTTCTAACGACAGAG AACAAGTACCCCTAGAGCTTCTCACTGGATCTGATGCATCTGCCTTGTTCACCAACTGGGAAGTGAATTTGATCCAAGGGAGTGGAGAAGAAGATCTTGTTGAAGAATCTGATGGCGAAGCCTCGAAGGACAATTTGATAAGCAACGATTCTGAGCATACTGCATGGATGAACAAAAATGTTGAAGAAGTCTTGTTCACCAACCGGGAAGTGAATTTAATCCTAGGGAATGGAGAACAAGATCAagttgaaaaatttgatggagtAGCCTCGGAAGACAATTTGATAAGCAATGATCCTTTAGATGAGGATGTAGCAAAGACAAGCATAAGCAACGATACTTTAGATGATGCTCCTCTTGACTTAAAAGTAGACAATATCTATTATTCTGACATCCAAGATACTTGTGAAATAGGATCGGGTGCAATAGACAAAGTTAGCTCAGGAGCCGCTGCAAAGATGGACATCCTAGAGGAAGTGGTTAGTGGAGGGATTCCACAAACAGTTATTCCAGCTGAGGCATCACAGGAAATGGCAGAAAGTCCGCTACAAGAAAGATTTTTATGCTGCAGCAAATCGGAAGAAAGCCTGTCTCCAGATACCCCTAGTCGCTTACCTGAAATCACCTCAGGTGCTTCTGTGGTACAGCGAAATGGTCCAGAGTCTTATA AAGGTGAATTTGTACCACAATTATACTGTAAGGATATGAGAAGTCACGGAGGAGAAGAAACAACTTGCGATTACAGAG GGAGCATTCCCACAGAGCAGGGTGAATTCCATCAAGGGGACTTCAAAGTTTTAATAGCACAAAAGGTCGGGGCTGAGGAAGTTAGAGAAGCTTTAGCCACAGATGATACCAACCTAGAATCCAATCCCAGTGATCCTCAGGAAGTTGCTGTAGAGCAGGCTAATGAGCACCCAGACGCATTAAATGAATCACTTCTCATGGTTGGCCTTGATTATCCGACTCAAAATCAGCAGTCATGTGGGTGTTCTCTCCGAGGAGATTGTAAACACgcattaaaagagagagagagccacTCCATTGAGACCGAGGCAACAAATTGCTTGCATCAGCTTGATGTAGGTGTTTTCTCCGAGGAGATTGTAGACTTTGGAAATGGCTTTGTTACTTCTACATTCAAACGTCAGCGAGATGTCGATTCTTCCGCTGGTACTTCAGTCAGTGCATTTCAGCATCGTATAACAGAAAATGATGCCTGggagttgaatttattttttgaagagaaCGAACAGGATGAGAATCAAACGTCAGGTGCACGGTTCTTGCACACCAATTTGAGAAACGAGGGTGCTGGGAAGGTGTACGAAAATATAAATGTTACTGAGCAAGCCGCTATTCAAGTTGATGAAGAGCAACATGGTGAACTATGGCAAGTAATGGATGAGCAAATTGAAGAGGAAAAACACGCATACTTTTCTGTTTCAGATGAGCCCAGCTTTGAAGATGTCGAAGGTTCAAAGAAGCAAGACTGTGCTCTTCTCGAGATTGATAGCATTGAAGAACGTATTAACTTTGAGAATCATCAGAATAAATCTGTGAATACTGAGCATTCTTACGATtccaaagaaaaggaaatcttGATAGATGTTAATGAGGTAAATGGTTATCATGATGATGTTTCATCGGAGCAAATGGGGGAACGCAATTCCAGCtacttaaaacaatataataatgaGAGCCTCAGTGTTGAAGACATCGGAGTAATAGAGAACTTAAGTGTGAATGTTTCATCCAAACCAAATATATCCACATTGGATCAATCCACtgaaattatcaattcaacTAGCAGTCAAg ACATTGCTGTCAGGGATGATCAAACGCATCAACTGAAGTTGCCTTCATCTCAAAAAGGGGTTTCATGTGACAAAGAGGAAGAAACCCGTAGTTCGGACGCTAAACAGTTGAATTCGTCATTGGTTCGAATGGAGGCCAGGAAAACTGGTTTTGTTCAAGCAACTCCTCAGAAGATGGTCACTTACACCGGCATGAAAGAAAACCTGGCAAGTATCAAGATGGAGAAACGGGGTAACATGACAGCTCCGAACCCATTATCAAAGAGGCGGGCTCTGGGGAATCTCAGGAACAATTAG